Sequence from the Torulaspora globosa chromosome 4, complete sequence genome:
CTATTATAAGTGAAATAACCTATAAGCTGATCGTATTGACTATTCACATACCACGGAATACGTTCTTACTTGCACGCCTCCTGCCCTCAAATCTTGGTTTCGTTCTGCCACGATCTCTGGTTCCCTCTCGGTCAgtttcattttcatcagctATTTCTGCCTTCCTCTTTGGCTTGTTCTGGGAAGATTTGCTAGGCACAAATGTCAGCTCAGCTTCACCGAGGTGTGAGCGGCGCAAAATCTCATCGCTCGATTTCTTTCCTTTCTCGCTGTCGAGCATTTGACGCACTTGTTGATCAAAAGTAACTTTACTGGTGTCTACGTCGTTTATCACTATTGAACCTACCTTCATCTCGTTCATGAATTGCTGCTCATCACGtctctccttcttcttgcgCTCGATTGCTTTCAATTGTTTCTGTCTccttttttcttccttttcattCAGAACTTGattgtcatcttcatcctcactgttctcttcttcactAGATGAATCAACACGACGACCGTCTTTAGCGGCAATTCTCTCCTCGtcagattcttcagcagcggTCAAGGCCCTGATACGTTTGGCCGCACCTTCCTCCGTTTCTCTGGCGGACTTCACCGGGTTCAATTGCTTGTAATCATAtgcatcttcatcaacttggaactcttcatctttaaACATTTCCTTGAAACGATCATCAGTGAGCACTTTTTCAGCGGCGGAATCACCACGCTTTTGAGAGATTCTGTCGGCCAGCGATTTATTGATCTTGATTTTGGTTTTCTTGACAGCGCCAGATGTTCTGATTCTAGattctctttctttctcaatCCTACGACGAATTTCACGCTCCTTCTCATCTTGGTAGGCGGTTGGGTTAGCGATAAGAGCAACTTTATCGTACAATTCactgttgatgaagaaccCGTGCATATAGGCCCTGAGCACGTTGGAGCCCACCAGATGGTTCAAATTCAATTTTCGCAAGTCGTCCTTGGTAATGAACCTGTAATTCGAGTAAACTGAGTCGCTTGGTTTTTCTTCTAGCTCTTCAGTAATCGAATCTAAGAAGGAGCACCAGCGTGGAGAAGGACCAAGGTTTGGAATGTAGTATGTATGCATCGGTATACCCTCGTTGGCCATAAAGAACATACCCGTTCCTGGGACATGCTCTATGTCATTTATATCGACGTTCGGTTCCATCGACGCATAAGCTTTCCCATCTATTCTATCCCATATTTTCGCAATTCTTTTGTCGCATGTCATTATTTTGTGCTCTGTGCCGAGATTGTCCAGCCATATTATTTTCTTGACCTCGAAGCCATAACCTTGATCCTTCACAATCGACGGCTCTGGAGACCGCAAATCGTATAGGTATGAGTAGCCATTTGAAGTACCACAAGCAAAGTTTAAGCCGTCATTTCGGAAGCTGGTTGTCGTGACCTGAAATGGCGAGTTGTCAAACTGATTCTCTAGGTATAGTTTAGATACGCGAGAACGTGCTCTTGGATCCCAAAATTCAACAATACTATCTTCCATTCCTATTGCAATTAACCCGTTTATATCATTCGTTGACACATGGTTCACGCCCTCCGTTTCAAGTTTGAACGGGTTCAAAAATCGTCCCTGTTCCAAATTTAGTCTGTATAATTCGTCTCCGCTCGCCCCAATGTATAAATCGCAGTTCATTTTATTATAAGCTAGACTTCTGCCAAATTTTGGAATCCGTGTCGTATAGTGTAAGCCGCCTTTGTTCTGGAATTGTATGCTCCTATCATTTTGCAAATGTACGCTTTTTGTCCAGTCATcggaaaagatcaaaaaatcAACGTTTTCAGCATCGGTATGGCGTTCAAATTTCAACGAAAGATTGGCAAAGTCGTACACATGAATTTGAGGTTTGTATGTACCTGTAGCCATGGCGAACTCTCCATCAGGCGTAACCTTAATCTTATTCGATGCTTCACTAAACTCAAAGTCCTGTATTAATTCCACACGATTTTGGTAGTCCAAatcatttttcaatgtTCTTCGACGCTTCTTGGCAATCCAATCTGGTAAAGACCTAGCGACATTGGTACCCGATACCTGATACACAGATATATCACTGGCGGATGTAGATTTCAACACCATTTCGTTTCCACAGTGTAGCAGCAAGTAGAAAAATGCCCTCTGTTCTAAGCATCCACCATAATATATcagatgagatgagatgagatgagatgaacCTTCGGTAttaaaatttttcaaacaTGTTACCCTCTGCTGAGCCTATAATAAATAAAAGCGAAGCGTAATTAAGCACTCTAGCCTTAATCGTTAGCAGTTATTGATAAACATCCTTTTAGAAAGTGAGTCAGGAACTCTAAAGTGGATTAAAGCATCATCATTCGTCGCAGCATTAATGTTAAGCTTTTTGGCAAGTGTATAAAAAGATTTGTGGCGTTCATCGATCTCCAGCCCCAACGACAGGCTGGCGCTCTGGGAGCTGTCAGCCGATTTGACGCAAGTTCAGGGATTTCAAGGCAACAATTCTAATGGTTCAACCTGATAGCGAATTTATGTCCCATAATTTTCACTGTCGAAACTGTCAATGTGAATCGATTGCGCCCTACTGTTATTCCTTATACGATTGTGACCTCCGAGAATATAGTTCTTGCCGGTACTCACAAACTTGCATATACTTGGAGTAGAATGAATATCTGGCGAATCATTCCAGGGACTATTGAACAAGGTCGATGTCGCTAGATTAGGTGTCCTCGGTGTCGAGTCCAACCGAGTATTGGGACTGCACAAATCGAAACTGAACTTTTCTGCAGAAGTGTTGGCCGTTAAGTGATCATTTACTCCAGCGTGGCGCATTTCCGCATTGTTATGCAACGAGGTGGGGGTTAACATTTGACTTGAAGTCGATTCGTTTGGGAGACTGCTGTCGTGGTTAACAGCTCGAAATCCGCAAGCAACTGCTTTGCTCTTTGCATTCATAAGTAAACTGCGAGTACATTTCTTGGCCGGTACAAATGGCGCCGCAGAATATGGGTCATATTTGTTCTGCTGGAGGGTGTTAGTGACGCTAGGCATAAAGACTTCTGTTTCACACAGTGTGTTTGATTGCCTCACGTGTGCTTTTCctgttgctgctcttgGTCTGCTCTTTGCCAGAATCTTCTCGCCATCAGGCAATAGCCTGATTAGATCATCAAGTTCGATGCAGATAGTCTCAATAGTTGGCTGTGCTTggttgaagagatgaaCAAAAAAATTCTCAAATGCTTCGGTACCATCATTCCAGAGCGTGACATAATCCAGCAGAGTCCGCTCAACTAATGCACTATCCTCAAAAAATCGTTTGGCGAGGCTGCGCGCACTGTGAAAGAATATGTGATTCAATATCTCGACCCAAACTCTTTGCAAAACCAAATCCTCCAATGAAACTTTAGCTGCAAAGTCAATCAGATAGAACAAGCCAGCCGCTCCATGAATCCTTACCAGTTCTTCGCAGATTCTTACGGAATGGAAATAGAGAAGACGACTCAAAGTTTGTGCCTTTGCTTTACCAATAAGTTTGTTTTCCACCGTGTTCAGCTGGCAAGAAAGTAATAAAGTTGTCGTGATCGGTATCAGATAAAGTTCGGTGTAGCTTTGCTTCAGCTTATGGAGAATACCGGAGGGGAGCTCCTTCACAGCGTCATCTGGTTGCATTGGATCGATATCTAACTCTTGATATTCCTCTAAAATCCTTTCATTAATCAGGCATACAGTACTGAGCGAATCGAGCAGTAAATCTGTCACTGCTTCCATGCTGCAAGATCCACCTTCCCATTCAGATGCGCTGTTTTGGAAAATAAGGCTTGATTTCGAAATAGGAGGGATTGGCGGCATAattgatttttcaaaccaATGAGGTATCTGGAACAGGCTTGGTTTCGATTTATACCAACTGCCATCATCAGGCTTAACGTCAATCTGTGATTTCATGTTGATCAAACGAATAGTTTCGCCTGTAttgatcaaaaattttgcCAGCAGGTATTGGGTCATGTTGATTAGCGCCGATAAGCTCTGAACGCAAGAGAATGACCCTAGGGTGGCGTGCAAGATATGAGACGGAATTTTTTgcatcctcttcaaagcttccGACAGCAGCAAAGCTAGATGTGGAGtctcgaagaagttcaaCTCTGGATGATCGACAACCTCCATGACAACTTGTACAGCAAAAGTTAGGCCGTCAAATTCCGATTGTGCTGGAGCTACTCGTTGAACCGCTAACCTGTAGGACGACTGCGGAATCCAATTCGGAAACCGAACCATTCTAAGACAGATCTTGAACACCAAGTACTCCCAAGAGCCTCCCTTGCGCTTGCAAACATACTGTTTCACAAACTCCTCGCCGCAAGTGGCGATGTAAAAGTCCACCTTCGAATCGTCCAGCAAATCCAGCTCACTCAAGGCTGGTCTCCGTTTTCCCAACCACTCCAGCCAGAGTGGAGTCCAAGATGCCACCAAAGTAGGTCCCAGATTGAGCTTGAGGTACTCGAAAGTTTGCGGCCTCAACACATCCACTTCTGTAAGCTGCGATACGATTGAGTAGAAGCCGCGCTTATAAGAGTCATCCCCATTCACAGGCGATATCTCTTCCGAAGGCAAGGAATCGCGCCAGGATGTGATGGATCCTGTTATCAAAGGCTGTAACTGGCGATGAACCGAACATATCGCCATATATGAGGCGACAATGTCCCACTTGTGTTTCAATTCGTCGCAACTCAAAATCGGTGTAAAGATATCAATCCCCTCAATCTGCTCCCTGCACAACCGTCCATCCAGATCTTCAGGACACAGTAGTTTTAATGCATCCAGAGTCTTGAATATTAGCTTTTGTTTATCGTTACCTGATCCGCGATCactgatcttcaaaagcgCCTCCAACAGCGACTGGACAAACGCGTCTTTAGGCTCTTTAGTATTGTCTGTCATCGTGGTGATAGTTTCAATGGCCATATGAGACTGGAATCCGAAGCTTGCTGTTCAAGTCTTATGTATCTATGTATCGAGGTAACATGAAACTCCCCTGGCACAGCCAGCCGCCGAAGAAAACAGCTATACCAGGTAAAACATCAAACCAACCTGTGAGAACTGTATCTGAATGTCAGCAGGAGTTTTTGGTCCTCCTGGATTGTGAAACCAATGTCGCGGCCGTTCCATGCTTCCTGCTCTATGAGAGTGGTCATTTGGTAGATCCGTTGTTGTACCTCCTGTGTCAGGTTGCCGAAGATTTGGATCGACGAGAGAAGAAATAATGGTGGGTTAATCGCAGCTCTAAGCAATCCGCCACGAATCAGAAATTGAGTCAGTTTCTTTAGCGTGTTCAAGGGCAATGTCGAGAATCTGTTCTCGCCAAGTTTCCTTAAACCTTCCTTAGTGACGCACAGTTCATTGGTGAAGCCTGGATAGCTGAATAGGGTATTTTCCCCCATCTCGAAGATACCACATAGAAGCCGTTGGTTGCCAGACTTCACGAATATGTCGAAATGCAAGTCGAGCCAGTGGGAGAACTCTCTGACGTGTGACAGTGCTGTTACCTCTGGATTAAAGCTGCGACGAGGATAACGGGTATTTCGTGCAGCCCAGCAGTCAAAAATTTGTCTGACCTTTAGCTTGAAGGTTCGGCTCTCATCCATTTTGTCCCACCCTATAAGGATGCTCAATGCCAATAGTGACAGTGCGCTTAATAAATTGAACATACATGACACTCTGACGAAATTCGGCGCGACTGGAGCCAGCGCTCCAGTCGGTACGCAGGTCACAAATATCTGCGCTATGAGAACTAAATCGTTGATCAACGCGATGGAAAGGTCTGAATAGTCAATCTTATTTTTTGCGTCGACCAGACCATTTGGTGGATGTTGGTTGCCTGGGATCCCCGTAAATTCGGCATAAATTATTCCAGATAATATCAAAAAGGTAAGCGTTATGACGATTGGCCTGCATTCGCCGCACATCTGCCTACCTCTTCTGTTGTTGGGATTTATTGTGCTTTTTTCTTTGTATCATTAAGAATTACTGGCGCGCTTACAAAGCTGCTCAGGAAGCTTCAGGCTCGAAGGGCCAAGAAATAATGAGCAAGAATCAATGAGCAGAAATTATTGTGTCCAGCATCGTGGATATTACTGTATCCAATGCTCTTAAAAAAATCGAGTTCCTTATCCACCGTCGATTCTTGTGTCAATGTACGCAACTTGCTAGCTGCAGAATCTTCCAGTCATAACGATATGGGCTTTGGAATCGAGGCCTTCATGTGGAGTCAGCAGACTCTCGAAGAAGTGGCAGTTTGCTCtgtttttcttcgaaataCGATCATGGCTGGGCACCCAGTGGTGCGAGTAGTAGCCAGGTGCGAGTTTCCCCGGATCGTCAAACGACGTTTAACACGAACAGGGGGTCATACCGTCGGCAGGTCGCTACCGGTTTAGCAACCAGTTTGTATCGCCAGCGGCATGAACTAAGCCCATAAGTGGCAGGGGTTGTGGTGAAAGGGCCGAGCTGCTATATAAACCTCGCTGCCCATCTGCGCTGGCTCGGGTAGTCAAAGACAGCGAACAAGGACAAGGAAAGACAAGATGTCGGTGAAAGCATTGATCGTTGTAGATATTCAGAATGATTTTTTGCCTGGTGGACCATTACAGGTCCCTCATGGAGACGAGATCATCCGGCCTGTGGTCAAGCTAATCGAAGATACAGAGCAGAATTGGCACAGGGTTATCATGACCAGGGACTGGCATCCTTACGACCACATTTCCTTCGCTAGGACACACAAGAAACCTGATTTTTCTCCTATAACCTACAAATCGGTTATCCCAAACGACGATTCGACCAAACAGGGCACTCTGTGGCCAGTACATTGCGTCCAGGAGACTCGTGGCAGCCAACTGGCTGATCCCAT
This genomic interval carries:
- the ENP2 gene encoding ribosome biosynthesis protein ENP2 (ancestral locus Anc_4.77); protein product: MVLKSTSASDISVYQVSGTNVARSLPDWIAKKRRRTLKNDLDYQNRVELIQDFEFSEASNKIKVTPDGEFAMATGTYKPQIHVYDFANLSLKFERHTDAENVDFLIFSDDWTKSVHLQNDRSIQFQNKGGLHYTTRIPKFGRSLAYNKMNCDLYIGASGDELYRLNLEQGRFLNPFKLETEGVNHVSTNDINGLIAIGMEDSIVEFWDPRARSRVSKLYLENQFDNSPFQVTTTSFRNDGLNFACGTSNGYSYLYDLRSPEPSIVKDQGYGFEVKKIIWLDNLGTEHKIMTCDKRIAKIWDRIDGKAYASMEPNVDINDIEHVPGTGMFFMANEGIPMHTYYIPNLGPSPRWCSFLDSITEELEEKPSDSVYSNYRFITKDDLRKLNLNHLVGSNVLRAYMHGFFINSELYDKVALIANPTAYQDEKEREIRRRIEKERESRIRTSGAVKKTKIKINKSLADRISQKRGDSAAEKVLTDDRFKEMFKDEEFQVDEDAYDYKQLNPVKSARETEEGAAKRIRALTAAEESDEERIAAKDGRRVDSSSEEENSEDEDDNQVLNEKEEKRRQKQLKAIERKKKERRDEQQFMNEMKVGSIVINDVDTSKVTFDQQVRQMLDSEKGKKSSDEILRRSHLGEAELTFVPSKSSQNKPKRKAEIADENETDREGTRDRGRTKPRFEGRRRASKNVFRGM
- the VIR1 gene encoding Vir1p (ancestral locus Anc_4.76), coding for MAIETITTMTDNTKEPKDAFVQSLLEALLKISDRGSGNDKQKLIFKTLDALKLLCPEDLDGRLCREQIEGIDIFTPILSCDELKHKWDIVASYMAICSVHRQLQPLITGSITSWRDSLPSEEISPVNGDDSYKRGFYSIVSQLTEVDVLRPQTFEYLKLNLGPTLVASWTPLWLEWLGKRRPALSELDLLDDSKVDFYIATCGEEFVKQYVCKRKGGSWEYLVFKICLRMVRFPNWIPQSSYRLAVQRVAPAQSEFDGLTFAVQVVMEVVDHPELNFFETPHLALLLSEALKRMQKIPSHILHATLGSFSCVQSLSALINMTQYLLAKFLINTGETIRLINMKSQIDVKPDDGSWYKSKPSLFQIPHWFEKSIMPPIPPISKSSLIFQNSASEWEGGSCSMEAVTDLLLDSLSTVCLINERILEEYQELDIDPMQPDDAVKELPSGILHKLKQSYTELYLIPITTTLLLSCQLNTVENKLIGKAKAQTLSRLLYFHSVRICEELVRIHGAAGLFYLIDFAAKVSLEDLVLQRVWVEILNHIFFHSARSLAKRFFEDSALVERTLLDYVTLWNDGTEAFENFFVHLFNQAQPTIETICIELDDLIRLLPDGEKILAKSRPRAATGKAHVRQSNTLCETEVFMPSVTNTLQQNKYDPYSAAPFVPAKKCTRSLLMNAKSKAVACGFRAVNHDSSLPNESTSSQMLTPTSLHNNAEMRHAGVNDHLTANTSAEKFSFDLCSPNTRLDSTPRTPNLATSTLFNSPWNDSPDIHSTPSICKFVSTGKNYILGGHNRIRNNSRAQSIHIDSFDSENYGT
- the PNC1 gene encoding nicotinamidase (ancestral locus Anc_4.75), whose protein sequence is MSVKALIVVDIQNDFLPGGPLQVPHGDEIIRPVVKLIEDTEQNWHRVIMTRDWHPYDHISFARTHKKPDFSPITYKSVIPNDDSTKQGTLWPVHCVQETRGSQLADPIAEEQQKLGCKIVNKGYLADREYYSAFSDIWNYHRTELNSYLDSHHITDVYVVGLALDYCVKHTAISAAKRGYNTYILKDYTRAIHSDPESMKELQKELSENGVKLI